A portion of the Hoplias malabaricus isolate fHopMal1 chromosome 1, fHopMal1.hap1, whole genome shotgun sequence genome contains these proteins:
- the LOC136693092 gene encoding diacylglycerol kinase delta-like isoform X1 produces the protein MAAAGCEAPRCLEDSSDSEPEHRGSPHKLIRKVSTSGQIRSKTVLKEGQLMKQTNSFQRWKRRYFKLRGRTLYYAQTAKSIIFDEVDLTDASVAESSTKNVNNSFTIITPCRRLILCAENRKEMEDWMAALKSVQNREHFESTQYSMDHFSGLHNWYACSHARPTYCNVCREALSGVTSHGLSCEVCKFKAHKRCAVRATNNCKWTTLASIGKDIIEDEEGISMPHQWLEGNLPVSAKCTVCDKTCGSVLRLQDWRCLWCKAMVHAGCKEQLSTKCPLGQCKVSVIPPTALNSIDSDGFWKATCPPSCTSPLLVFVNSKSGDNQGVKFLRRFKQLLNPAQVFDLMNGGPHLGLRLFQKFDTFRILVCGGDGSVGWVLSEIDTLTLHKQCQLGVLPLGTGNDLARVLGWGAACDDDTQLPQILEKLERASTKMLDRWSIMVYETKFPRQHSSSTVTEDCSEDSEVQHILTYEDSVAAHLSKILTSDQHSVVISSAKVLCETVKDFVAKVGRAYEKNTENSEESETMAKKCGVLKEKLDSLLKTLSEEAQASTVISVPPPTIAEEQEEGEGLSQDLSTPHIMVPPPTSSPRPPAPIFKPREQLMLRANSLKKAIRQIIEHTEKAVDEQNAQTEDVFASLAPEEEDDDDEEDKLSLRSSYSARARHMRRVSKAPCEKLISKGSLSLGSSASLPAHTGSRELLSTKILYPSLKASMTGSLSTSSVISRLLVNADPFSCDVENLECYTEKCVMNNYFGIGLDAKISLDFNNKRDEHPEKCRSRTKNMMWYGVLGTKELLHRTYKNLEQRVLLECDGRPIPLPSLQGIAVLNIPSYAGGTNFWGGTKEDDNFTAPSFDDKILEVVAVFGSMQMAVSRVINLQHHRIAQCRTVKITILGDEGVPVQVDGEAWIQPPGYIRIIHKNRTQTLTRDRAFENTLKSWEDKQKCDFPRPISQHAVQPETVSEEEMTQISLFGQSAGALIHSIREIAQTHPSVEQELAHAVNASSKAMDMVYANSKNNTGLTCNVVAQMVSNVKALHSETELLLAGKMCLQLDPPQHEQLNGALASVALQLRRLSEISWLSAVIEPADDEGHPMDFSKRSRSAKFRLVPKFKRDKNNKNKETCATLNLPVHQWGVDEVAAWLEQLCLSEYKEIFIGHDVRGSELLHLERRDLKDLGVTKVGHMKRILQGIRDLSRNSTASEA, from the exons TCGATTATCTTTGACGAAGTGGATCTGACTGACGCCAGCGTAGCAGAGTCCAGCACCAAAAACGTCAACAACAGCTTCACT attatCACACCCTGTCGGCGGTTGATTCTTTGTGCTGAGAACAGAAAGGAGATGGAGGACTGGATGGCAGCGCTGAAGAGCGTCCAGAACAGAGAACACTTtgag tCTACTCAGTACAGTATGGATCATTTCTCTGGGCTTCATAACTGGTACGCCTGCTCTCACGCTCGCCCCACGTACTGCAACGTCTGCAGAGAGGCTCTGAGTGGAGTCACCTCCCACGGCCTCTcctgtgaag tgtgtaagTTTAAAGCCCATAAACGCTGTGCAGTCAGAGCCACTAATAACTGTAAATGGACCACGCTGGCGTCCATTGGTAAAGACATCATCGAGGACGAGGAGGGG atctCTATGCCTCATCAGTGGTTGGAAGGGAATTTACCAGTCAGTGCGAAGTGTACGGTTTGTGATAAAACCTGTGGGAGTGTCCTGAGATTACAGGACTGGCGCTGCCTCTGGTGTAAAGCCATG gtGCATGCAGGGTGTAAGGAGCAGCTGTCCACAAAGTGCCCTCTGGGTCAGTGTAAAGTCTCTGTAATCCCACCCACTGCCCTCAACAGCATCGATTCAGACG gttTCTGGAAGGCCACCTGTCCCCCATCCTGCACCAGTCCTCTGTTGGTGTTTGTAAACAGTAAAAGTGGGGACAATCAGGGAGTGAAGTTTCTGCGGAGGTTTAAACAGCTGCTGAATCCTGCTCAGGTGTTCGACCTGATGAACGGAGGACCACACCTAGG tttgcgTCTCTTTCAGAAGTTCGACACTTTCAGGATCTTAGTGTGTGGCGGAGATGGCAGTGTTGGCTGGGTCCTGTCGGAAATTGACACATTAACACTTCACAAACAG TGTCAGCTGGGCGTGTTGCCATTGGGAACAGGAAATGACCTCGCACGTGTGTTAGGGTGGGGTGCGGCATGTGATGACGACACACAGCTTCCTCAGATCCTGGAGAAACTGGAGAGAGCCAGCACCAAGATGctggacag ATGGAGTATCATGGTGTATGAGACTAAGTTTCCACGGCAACACTCCAGCTCCACAGTGACCGAGGACTGCAGCGAGGACTCAGAG GTGCAACATATTCTGACCTATGAGGACTCAGTAGCTGCTCATCTGTCCAAGATCCTCACCTCGGACCAACACTCTGTCGTCATCTCCTCTGCCAA ggTTCTCTGTGAGACGGTGAAAGATTTCGTAGCTAAAGTTGGTCGAGCATATgaaaagaacacagaaaattCTGAAGAGTCTGAGACCATGGCTAAGAAG TGTGGAGTTCTAAAGGAGAAGCTGGACTCGTTGTTAAAGACCCTCAGTGAGGAGGCTCAGGCCAGCACTGTGATCAGCGTGCCTCCGCCCACCATTGctgaggagcaggaggagggggagggtcTGTCACAGGACCTGTCCACCCCTCATATCATGGTCCCGCCCCCCACCTCCTCACCCCGGCCACCCGCCCCCATCTTTAAACCGAGAGAGCAGCTCATGCTCAGAGCAAACAGCCTGAAAAAAGCCATCAGACAAATCATCGAACACACGGAGaaag CGGTGgatgaacagaacgctcagacggAGGATGTGTTTGCATCTCTGGCTCCtgaagaggaggatgatgatgatgaagaagataAATTGTCTCTCAGATCGTCCTACAGCGCCAGAGCGAGACACATGAGGAGAG tgtctaAAGCTCCATGTGAGAAGCTGATCTCTAAAGGAAGCTTGTCTCTGGGGAGCTCTGCGTCACTGCCTGCACATACAGGAAGCAGAGAGCTGCTGAGCACCAAGATTTTGTATCCGA gtttGAAGGCTAGTATGACTGGGTCTCTCTCCACTAGCTCAGTCATCAGTCGTCTCCTCGTCAACGCAGATCCATTCAGCTGTGATGTGGAGAACCT TGAGTGTTACACAGAGAAATGTGTGATGAATAATTATTTTGGAATTGGACTGGATGCCAAAATCTCACTGGATTTCAACAACAAGCGAGACGAGCACCCAGAGAAgtgcag GAGTCGTACTAAGAACATGATGTGGTACGGAGTCCTTGGGACCAAGGAGCTGCTGCACAGAACGTATAAGAACCTGGAACAGAGGGTTTtactagag tgTGATGGTCGGCCGATTCCTCTGCCGAGTTTGCAGGGCATTGCGGTGCTCAACATTCCCAGTTATGCCGGGGGAACCAACTTCTGGGGCGGAACCAAAGAGGATGAT aaCTTCACAGCTCCATCGTTTGATGATAAGATTTTGGAGGTGGTGGCTGTGTTTGGGAGTATGCAGATGGCTGTATCTCGAGTTATCAACCTGCAGCACCATAGAATAGCTCAG tgtcgCACAGTGAAGATCACTATCTTGGGAGATGAGGGCGTACCTGTGCAGGTGGATGGAGAAGCATGGATTCAGCCACCAGGATACATCAGAATCATCCACAAAAAccgcacacaaacactcaccagAGACagg GCATTTGAGAACACATTGAAGTCATGGGAGGATAAACAAAAGTGTGATTTCCCACGGCCCATATCCCAGCATGCTGTTCAACCTGAGACAGTGTCTGAGGAAGAAATGACTCAAATCAGTCTCTTTGGCCAATCAGCAGGAGCCCTGAtacacag TATTAGAGAGATTGCTCAAACTCACCCCAGTGTGGAGCAGGAGTTGGCTCATGCAGTGAATGCCAGCTCCAAAGCCATGGACATGGTGTACGCTAACTCCAAAAACAACacg ggtcTAACCTGCAATGTGGTGGCTCAGATGGTCAGTAACGTAAAGGCCCTCCACAGTGAAACTGAGCTGCTCCTAGCAGGGAAAATGTGCCTG CAGTTGGACCCACCCCAGCATGAGCAGTTAAACGGTGCTTTAGCTTCTGTAGCTCTGCAGCTGCGCAGACTTTCAGAGATAAGCTGGCTCAGCGCAGTCATAGAACCGGCCGATGATGag GGACATCCAATGGATTTCTCCAAGCGGAGCCGCAGTGCTAAATTCCGACTTGTTCCCAAGTTCAAGagagacaaaaacaacaagaatAAAGAGACATGTGCCACTCTCAACCTGCCag TTCATCAATGGGGTGTAGATGAAGTTGCAGCATGGCTGGAGCAGCTGTGCTTGTCGGAGTATAAAGAAATCTTCATCGGTCACGATGTGAGAGGCTCAGAGTTACTGCACCTGGAGAGGAGAGATCTGAAG gaCCTGGGCGTGACGAAGGTGGGCCATATGAAGCGAATCCTGCAGGGGATCAGAGATCTGAGCCGAAACAGCACAGCCAGCGAGGCCTAA
- the LOC136693092 gene encoding diacylglycerol kinase delta-like isoform X3, translating into MEDWMAALKSVQNREHFESTQYSMDHFSGLHNWYACSHARPTYCNVCREALSGVTSHGLSCEVCKFKAHKRCAVRATNNCKWTTLASIGKDIIEDEEGISMPHQWLEGNLPVSAKCTVCDKTCGSVLRLQDWRCLWCKAMVHAGCKEQLSTKCPLGQCKVSVIPPTALNSIDSDGFWKATCPPSCTSPLLVFVNSKSGDNQGVKFLRRFKQLLNPAQVFDLMNGGPHLGLRLFQKFDTFRILVCGGDGSVGWVLSEIDTLTLHKQCQLGVLPLGTGNDLARVLGWGAACDDDTQLPQILEKLERASTKMLDRWSIMVYETKFPRQHSSSTVTEDCSEDSEVQHILTYEDSVAAHLSKILTSDQHSVVISSAKVLCETVKDFVAKVGRAYEKNTENSEESETMAKKCGVLKEKLDSLLKTLSEEAQASTVISVPPPTIAEEQEEGEGLSQDLSTPHIMVPPPTSSPRPPAPIFKPREQLMLRANSLKKAIRQIIEHTEKAVDEQNAQTEDVFASLAPEEEDDDDEEDKLSLRSSYSARARHMRRVSKAPCEKLISKGSLSLGSSASLPAHTGSRELLSTKILYPSLKASMTGSLSTSSVISRLLVNADPFSCDVENLECYTEKCVMNNYFGIGLDAKISLDFNNKRDEHPEKCRSRTKNMMWYGVLGTKELLHRTYKNLEQRVLLECDGRPIPLPSLQGIAVLNIPSYAGGTNFWGGTKEDDNFTAPSFDDKILEVVAVFGSMQMAVSRVINLQHHRIAQCRTVKITILGDEGVPVQVDGEAWIQPPGYIRIIHKNRTQTLTRDRAFENTLKSWEDKQKCDFPRPISQHAVQPETVSEEEMTQISLFGQSAGALIHSIREIAQTHPSVEQELAHAVNASSKAMDMVYANSKNNTGLTCNVVAQMVSNVKALHSETELLLAGKMCLQLDPPQHEQLNGALASVALQLRRLSEISWLSAVIEPADDEGHPMDFSKRSRSAKFRLVPKFKRDKNNKNKETCATLNLPVHQWGVDEVAAWLEQLCLSEYKEIFIGHDVRGSELLHLERRDLKDLGVTKVGHMKRILQGIRDLSRNSTASEA; encoded by the exons ATGGAGGACTGGATGGCAGCGCTGAAGAGCGTCCAGAACAGAGAACACTTtgag tCTACTCAGTACAGTATGGATCATTTCTCTGGGCTTCATAACTGGTACGCCTGCTCTCACGCTCGCCCCACGTACTGCAACGTCTGCAGAGAGGCTCTGAGTGGAGTCACCTCCCACGGCCTCTcctgtgaag tgtgtaagTTTAAAGCCCATAAACGCTGTGCAGTCAGAGCCACTAATAACTGTAAATGGACCACGCTGGCGTCCATTGGTAAAGACATCATCGAGGACGAGGAGGGG atctCTATGCCTCATCAGTGGTTGGAAGGGAATTTACCAGTCAGTGCGAAGTGTACGGTTTGTGATAAAACCTGTGGGAGTGTCCTGAGATTACAGGACTGGCGCTGCCTCTGGTGTAAAGCCATG gtGCATGCAGGGTGTAAGGAGCAGCTGTCCACAAAGTGCCCTCTGGGTCAGTGTAAAGTCTCTGTAATCCCACCCACTGCCCTCAACAGCATCGATTCAGACG gttTCTGGAAGGCCACCTGTCCCCCATCCTGCACCAGTCCTCTGTTGGTGTTTGTAAACAGTAAAAGTGGGGACAATCAGGGAGTGAAGTTTCTGCGGAGGTTTAAACAGCTGCTGAATCCTGCTCAGGTGTTCGACCTGATGAACGGAGGACCACACCTAGG tttgcgTCTCTTTCAGAAGTTCGACACTTTCAGGATCTTAGTGTGTGGCGGAGATGGCAGTGTTGGCTGGGTCCTGTCGGAAATTGACACATTAACACTTCACAAACAG TGTCAGCTGGGCGTGTTGCCATTGGGAACAGGAAATGACCTCGCACGTGTGTTAGGGTGGGGTGCGGCATGTGATGACGACACACAGCTTCCTCAGATCCTGGAGAAACTGGAGAGAGCCAGCACCAAGATGctggacag ATGGAGTATCATGGTGTATGAGACTAAGTTTCCACGGCAACACTCCAGCTCCACAGTGACCGAGGACTGCAGCGAGGACTCAGAG GTGCAACATATTCTGACCTATGAGGACTCAGTAGCTGCTCATCTGTCCAAGATCCTCACCTCGGACCAACACTCTGTCGTCATCTCCTCTGCCAA ggTTCTCTGTGAGACGGTGAAAGATTTCGTAGCTAAAGTTGGTCGAGCATATgaaaagaacacagaaaattCTGAAGAGTCTGAGACCATGGCTAAGAAG TGTGGAGTTCTAAAGGAGAAGCTGGACTCGTTGTTAAAGACCCTCAGTGAGGAGGCTCAGGCCAGCACTGTGATCAGCGTGCCTCCGCCCACCATTGctgaggagcaggaggagggggagggtcTGTCACAGGACCTGTCCACCCCTCATATCATGGTCCCGCCCCCCACCTCCTCACCCCGGCCACCCGCCCCCATCTTTAAACCGAGAGAGCAGCTCATGCTCAGAGCAAACAGCCTGAAAAAAGCCATCAGACAAATCATCGAACACACGGAGaaag CGGTGgatgaacagaacgctcagacggAGGATGTGTTTGCATCTCTGGCTCCtgaagaggaggatgatgatgatgaagaagataAATTGTCTCTCAGATCGTCCTACAGCGCCAGAGCGAGACACATGAGGAGAG tgtctaAAGCTCCATGTGAGAAGCTGATCTCTAAAGGAAGCTTGTCTCTGGGGAGCTCTGCGTCACTGCCTGCACATACAGGAAGCAGAGAGCTGCTGAGCACCAAGATTTTGTATCCGA gtttGAAGGCTAGTATGACTGGGTCTCTCTCCACTAGCTCAGTCATCAGTCGTCTCCTCGTCAACGCAGATCCATTCAGCTGTGATGTGGAGAACCT TGAGTGTTACACAGAGAAATGTGTGATGAATAATTATTTTGGAATTGGACTGGATGCCAAAATCTCACTGGATTTCAACAACAAGCGAGACGAGCACCCAGAGAAgtgcag GAGTCGTACTAAGAACATGATGTGGTACGGAGTCCTTGGGACCAAGGAGCTGCTGCACAGAACGTATAAGAACCTGGAACAGAGGGTTTtactagag tgTGATGGTCGGCCGATTCCTCTGCCGAGTTTGCAGGGCATTGCGGTGCTCAACATTCCCAGTTATGCCGGGGGAACCAACTTCTGGGGCGGAACCAAAGAGGATGAT aaCTTCACAGCTCCATCGTTTGATGATAAGATTTTGGAGGTGGTGGCTGTGTTTGGGAGTATGCAGATGGCTGTATCTCGAGTTATCAACCTGCAGCACCATAGAATAGCTCAG tgtcgCACAGTGAAGATCACTATCTTGGGAGATGAGGGCGTACCTGTGCAGGTGGATGGAGAAGCATGGATTCAGCCACCAGGATACATCAGAATCATCCACAAAAAccgcacacaaacactcaccagAGACagg GCATTTGAGAACACATTGAAGTCATGGGAGGATAAACAAAAGTGTGATTTCCCACGGCCCATATCCCAGCATGCTGTTCAACCTGAGACAGTGTCTGAGGAAGAAATGACTCAAATCAGTCTCTTTGGCCAATCAGCAGGAGCCCTGAtacacag TATTAGAGAGATTGCTCAAACTCACCCCAGTGTGGAGCAGGAGTTGGCTCATGCAGTGAATGCCAGCTCCAAAGCCATGGACATGGTGTACGCTAACTCCAAAAACAACacg ggtcTAACCTGCAATGTGGTGGCTCAGATGGTCAGTAACGTAAAGGCCCTCCACAGTGAAACTGAGCTGCTCCTAGCAGGGAAAATGTGCCTG CAGTTGGACCCACCCCAGCATGAGCAGTTAAACGGTGCTTTAGCTTCTGTAGCTCTGCAGCTGCGCAGACTTTCAGAGATAAGCTGGCTCAGCGCAGTCATAGAACCGGCCGATGATGag GGACATCCAATGGATTTCTCCAAGCGGAGCCGCAGTGCTAAATTCCGACTTGTTCCCAAGTTCAAGagagacaaaaacaacaagaatAAAGAGACATGTGCCACTCTCAACCTGCCag TTCATCAATGGGGTGTAGATGAAGTTGCAGCATGGCTGGAGCAGCTGTGCTTGTCGGAGTATAAAGAAATCTTCATCGGTCACGATGTGAGAGGCTCAGAGTTACTGCACCTGGAGAGGAGAGATCTGAAG gaCCTGGGCGTGACGAAGGTGGGCCATATGAAGCGAATCCTGCAGGGGATCAGAGATCTGAGCCGAAACAGCACAGCCAGCGAGGCCTAA
- the LOC136693092 gene encoding diacylglycerol kinase delta-like isoform X2: MAAAGCEAPRCLEDSSDSEPEHRGSPHKLIRKVSTSGQIRSKTVLKEGQLMKQTNSFQRWKRRYFKLRGRTLYYAQTAKSIIFDEVDLTDASVAESSTKNVNNSFTIITPCRRLILCAENRKEMEDWMAALKSVQNREHFESTQYSMDHFSGLHNWYACSHARPTYCNVCREALSGVTSHGLSCEVCKFKAHKRCAVRATNNCKWTTLASIGKDIIEDEEGISMPHQWLEGNLPVSAKCTVCDKTCGSVLRLQDWRCLWCKAMVHAGCKEQLSTKCPLGQCKVSVIPPTALNSIDSDGFWKATCPPSCTSPLLVFVNSKSGDNQGVKFLRRFKQLLNPAQVFDLMNGGPHLGLRLFQKFDTFRILVCGGDGSVGWVLSEIDTLTLHKQCQLGVLPLGTGNDLARVLGWGAACDDDTQLPQILEKLERASTKMLDRWSIMVYETKFPRQHSSSTVTEDCSEDSEVQHILTYEDSVAAHLSKILTSDQHSVVISSAKVLCETVKDFVAKVGRAYEKNTENSEESETMAKKCGVLKEKLDSLLKTLSEEAQASTVISVPPPTIAEEQEEGEGLSQDLSTPHIMVPPPTSSPRPPAPIFKPREQLMLRANSLKKAIRQIIEHTEKAVDEQNAQTEDVFASLAPEEEDDDDEEDKLSLRSSYSARARHMRRVSKAPCEKLISKGSLSLGSSASLPAHTGSRELLSTKILYPSLKASMTGSLSTSSVISRLLVNADPFSCDVENLECYTEKCVMNNYFGIGLDAKISLDFNNKRDEHPEKCRSRTKNMMWYGVLGTKELLHRTYKNLEQRVLLECDGRPIPLPSLQGIAVLNIPSYAGGTNFWGGTKEDDNFTAPSFDDKILEVVAVFGSMQMAVSRVINLQHHRIAQCRTVKITILGDEGVPVQVDGEAWIQPPGYIRIIHKNRTQTLTRDRAFENTLKSWEDKQKCDFPRPISQHAVQPETVSEEEMTQISLFGQSAGALIHSIREIAQTHPSVEQELAHAVNASSKAMDMVYANSKNNTGLTCNVVAQMVSNVKALHSETELLLAGKMCLLDPPQHEQLNGALASVALQLRRLSEISWLSAVIEPADDEGHPMDFSKRSRSAKFRLVPKFKRDKNNKNKETCATLNLPVHQWGVDEVAAWLEQLCLSEYKEIFIGHDVRGSELLHLERRDLKDLGVTKVGHMKRILQGIRDLSRNSTASEA, encoded by the exons TCGATTATCTTTGACGAAGTGGATCTGACTGACGCCAGCGTAGCAGAGTCCAGCACCAAAAACGTCAACAACAGCTTCACT attatCACACCCTGTCGGCGGTTGATTCTTTGTGCTGAGAACAGAAAGGAGATGGAGGACTGGATGGCAGCGCTGAAGAGCGTCCAGAACAGAGAACACTTtgag tCTACTCAGTACAGTATGGATCATTTCTCTGGGCTTCATAACTGGTACGCCTGCTCTCACGCTCGCCCCACGTACTGCAACGTCTGCAGAGAGGCTCTGAGTGGAGTCACCTCCCACGGCCTCTcctgtgaag tgtgtaagTTTAAAGCCCATAAACGCTGTGCAGTCAGAGCCACTAATAACTGTAAATGGACCACGCTGGCGTCCATTGGTAAAGACATCATCGAGGACGAGGAGGGG atctCTATGCCTCATCAGTGGTTGGAAGGGAATTTACCAGTCAGTGCGAAGTGTACGGTTTGTGATAAAACCTGTGGGAGTGTCCTGAGATTACAGGACTGGCGCTGCCTCTGGTGTAAAGCCATG gtGCATGCAGGGTGTAAGGAGCAGCTGTCCACAAAGTGCCCTCTGGGTCAGTGTAAAGTCTCTGTAATCCCACCCACTGCCCTCAACAGCATCGATTCAGACG gttTCTGGAAGGCCACCTGTCCCCCATCCTGCACCAGTCCTCTGTTGGTGTTTGTAAACAGTAAAAGTGGGGACAATCAGGGAGTGAAGTTTCTGCGGAGGTTTAAACAGCTGCTGAATCCTGCTCAGGTGTTCGACCTGATGAACGGAGGACCACACCTAGG tttgcgTCTCTTTCAGAAGTTCGACACTTTCAGGATCTTAGTGTGTGGCGGAGATGGCAGTGTTGGCTGGGTCCTGTCGGAAATTGACACATTAACACTTCACAAACAG TGTCAGCTGGGCGTGTTGCCATTGGGAACAGGAAATGACCTCGCACGTGTGTTAGGGTGGGGTGCGGCATGTGATGACGACACACAGCTTCCTCAGATCCTGGAGAAACTGGAGAGAGCCAGCACCAAGATGctggacag ATGGAGTATCATGGTGTATGAGACTAAGTTTCCACGGCAACACTCCAGCTCCACAGTGACCGAGGACTGCAGCGAGGACTCAGAG GTGCAACATATTCTGACCTATGAGGACTCAGTAGCTGCTCATCTGTCCAAGATCCTCACCTCGGACCAACACTCTGTCGTCATCTCCTCTGCCAA ggTTCTCTGTGAGACGGTGAAAGATTTCGTAGCTAAAGTTGGTCGAGCATATgaaaagaacacagaaaattCTGAAGAGTCTGAGACCATGGCTAAGAAG TGTGGAGTTCTAAAGGAGAAGCTGGACTCGTTGTTAAAGACCCTCAGTGAGGAGGCTCAGGCCAGCACTGTGATCAGCGTGCCTCCGCCCACCATTGctgaggagcaggaggagggggagggtcTGTCACAGGACCTGTCCACCCCTCATATCATGGTCCCGCCCCCCACCTCCTCACCCCGGCCACCCGCCCCCATCTTTAAACCGAGAGAGCAGCTCATGCTCAGAGCAAACAGCCTGAAAAAAGCCATCAGACAAATCATCGAACACACGGAGaaag CGGTGgatgaacagaacgctcagacggAGGATGTGTTTGCATCTCTGGCTCCtgaagaggaggatgatgatgatgaagaagataAATTGTCTCTCAGATCGTCCTACAGCGCCAGAGCGAGACACATGAGGAGAG tgtctaAAGCTCCATGTGAGAAGCTGATCTCTAAAGGAAGCTTGTCTCTGGGGAGCTCTGCGTCACTGCCTGCACATACAGGAAGCAGAGAGCTGCTGAGCACCAAGATTTTGTATCCGA gtttGAAGGCTAGTATGACTGGGTCTCTCTCCACTAGCTCAGTCATCAGTCGTCTCCTCGTCAACGCAGATCCATTCAGCTGTGATGTGGAGAACCT TGAGTGTTACACAGAGAAATGTGTGATGAATAATTATTTTGGAATTGGACTGGATGCCAAAATCTCACTGGATTTCAACAACAAGCGAGACGAGCACCCAGAGAAgtgcag GAGTCGTACTAAGAACATGATGTGGTACGGAGTCCTTGGGACCAAGGAGCTGCTGCACAGAACGTATAAGAACCTGGAACAGAGGGTTTtactagag tgTGATGGTCGGCCGATTCCTCTGCCGAGTTTGCAGGGCATTGCGGTGCTCAACATTCCCAGTTATGCCGGGGGAACCAACTTCTGGGGCGGAACCAAAGAGGATGAT aaCTTCACAGCTCCATCGTTTGATGATAAGATTTTGGAGGTGGTGGCTGTGTTTGGGAGTATGCAGATGGCTGTATCTCGAGTTATCAACCTGCAGCACCATAGAATAGCTCAG tgtcgCACAGTGAAGATCACTATCTTGGGAGATGAGGGCGTACCTGTGCAGGTGGATGGAGAAGCATGGATTCAGCCACCAGGATACATCAGAATCATCCACAAAAAccgcacacaaacactcaccagAGACagg GCATTTGAGAACACATTGAAGTCATGGGAGGATAAACAAAAGTGTGATTTCCCACGGCCCATATCCCAGCATGCTGTTCAACCTGAGACAGTGTCTGAGGAAGAAATGACTCAAATCAGTCTCTTTGGCCAATCAGCAGGAGCCCTGAtacacag TATTAGAGAGATTGCTCAAACTCACCCCAGTGTGGAGCAGGAGTTGGCTCATGCAGTGAATGCCAGCTCCAAAGCCATGGACATGGTGTACGCTAACTCCAAAAACAACacg ggtcTAACCTGCAATGTGGTGGCTCAGATGGTCAGTAACGTAAAGGCCCTCCACAGTGAAACTGAGCTGCTCCTAGCAGGGAAAATGTGCCTG TTGGACCCACCCCAGCATGAGCAGTTAAACGGTGCTTTAGCTTCTGTAGCTCTGCAGCTGCGCAGACTTTCAGAGATAAGCTGGCTCAGCGCAGTCATAGAACCGGCCGATGATGag GGACATCCAATGGATTTCTCCAAGCGGAGCCGCAGTGCTAAATTCCGACTTGTTCCCAAGTTCAAGagagacaaaaacaacaagaatAAAGAGACATGTGCCACTCTCAACCTGCCag TTCATCAATGGGGTGTAGATGAAGTTGCAGCATGGCTGGAGCAGCTGTGCTTGTCGGAGTATAAAGAAATCTTCATCGGTCACGATGTGAGAGGCTCAGAGTTACTGCACCTGGAGAGGAGAGATCTGAAG gaCCTGGGCGTGACGAAGGTGGGCCATATGAAGCGAATCCTGCAGGGGATCAGAGATCTGAGCCGAAACAGCACAGCCAGCGAGGCCTAA